The following coding sequences lie in one Capsicum annuum cultivar UCD-10X-F1 chromosome 5, UCD10Xv1.1, whole genome shotgun sequence genomic window:
- the LOC124898541 gene encoding uncharacterized protein LOC124898541, with protein sequence MRKFASSLSDDLALECQGAMLNGDMDFARLFVHMQQVEEKKKKIVESREKDSLAKWARTADQHHSQPQSVNGQRPSAQTTNRQIISEFSESPWIKSYFERRNCNSYGKVGHLQRDYPSAGGNAGGAKSQATSTALSPKGAPSTARSGRNRLYALNSRQEVEASPNVVTGWAGSIRVMPY encoded by the exons atgaggaagtttgcatctaGCCTTTCCGATGACTTAGCACTTGAGTGTCAAGGGGCAATGCTTAATGGGGACATGGACTTTGCTAGACTGTTTGTCCATATGCAGCAagtagaggagaagaagaaaaaaattgttgaatctagagagaaagacagtcTAGCAAAGTGGGCCAGAACAGCAGACCAGCACCATAGTCAGCCACaaagtg TCAACGGCCAGCGCCCCAGCGCCCAGACCACCAACAGACAGAtaatctcagagttttcagaaTCACCATGGATCAAGAGTTATTTTGAGAGGAGAAATTGTAATTCttatggcaaagtgggtcaccttcagagagattacCCTTCTGCTGGAGGGAATGCGGGGGGTGCTAAGTCCCAAGCCACCTCCACGGCTCTTTcccctaagggtgccccttcaacTGCCAGGAGCGGTCGCAACCGGTTATACGCTTTGAATAGTCGCCAGGAGGTGGAAGCTTCACCaaatgttgtcaccg GATGGGCTGGCTCTATTCGTGTTATGCCATACTAG